Proteins encoded within one genomic window of Humulus lupulus chromosome 1, drHumLupu1.1, whole genome shotgun sequence:
- the LOC133784041 gene encoding uncharacterized protein At5g48480-like: protein IQNQLLLGFHYYDVECISQHENFIDKNTLTLIFSFNGTTGGPNGGVEKDAAAAVAVATVTFTAVKPQLSVEAPKANDAVQFYKAVFGAEEVGRTMPSKLNAEEDIPLVLFAESKLAGSTIFRICALPGDCDVAAAIAKVVSAGAVAEGEIVEDKGAFGGSVGKVTDPYGFVWLISSPPKKQGTGYSTN from the exons ATTCAAAATCAATTGCTTCTAGGCTTTCATTATTATGACGTGGAATGCATATCTCAACATGAAAATTTCATTGACAAAAATACACTCACACTCATTTTTAGTTTCAATGGCACAACAGGAGGTCCGAACGGAGGAGTAGAGAAGGATGCAGCAGCAGCTGTAGCTGTAGCTACCGTGACCTTCACGGCCGTGAAGCCTCAGCTATCGGTGGAGGCACCGAAGGCAAACGACGCCGTTCAGTTCTATAAGGCTGTGTTTGGAGCGGAGGAGGTTGGCCGAACCATGCCCTCTAAGCTTAATGCCGAGGAAGATATCCCTCTCGTTCTCTTCGCTGAATCCAAGCTCGCTGGCTCCACTATTTTTCGTATC TGTGCTCTGCCTGGAGACTGTGACGTCGCTGCTGCTATTGCTAAGGTCGTGAGCGCCGGAGCTGTAGCTGAGGGAGAGATCGTTGAGGACAAAGGCGCATTCGGTGGCAGCGTGGGCAAGGTCACGGACCCGTACGGCTTTGTCTGGCTCATTTCTTCTCCGCCCAAGAAGCAGGGCACTGGCTATTCTACTAATTAA